One Nitrobacter hamburgensis X14 DNA window includes the following coding sequences:
- a CDS encoding DUF2933 domain-containing protein, which produces MELNRNLTTRSSGSPAAGRKRGWLSGWSGLAVCAVVFVGAILVFSGAFGTQSAGKLLPLLFLLPCAIMMFMCMKNMGGNQNDTGSSNVKTGVHKTDSDDRH; this is translated from the coding sequence ATGGAACTGAATAGAAATCTGACGACCCGATCTTCTGGCTCTCCGGCGGCAGGCAGAAAGCGAGGTTGGCTCAGTGGATGGAGCGGGCTTGCGGTCTGCGCGGTCGTTTTCGTCGGTGCGATCCTTGTGTTCAGTGGCGCGTTCGGCACGCAGAGCGCTGGAAAACTGCTGCCACTGCTGTTCTTGCTGCCGTGTGCAATCATGATGTTCATGTGCATGAAAAATATGGGTGGCAATCAGAACGACACGGGCAGTTCAAATGTCAAAACTGGTGTTCACAAAACCGATTCTGACGACAGACATTGA